One Danio aesculapii chromosome 11, fDanAes4.1, whole genome shotgun sequence genomic region harbors:
- the tnfrsf9b gene encoding tumor necrosis factor receptor superfamily member 9b isoform X1: MEMVFPLLLLLLAAAHSLESGCQNWDVSTENKDQVCCVSCKPGNRLVRKCGPNPEDLCSPCEKDTFITNPKEKSCQRCSQCIGLMWVKTNCTASSDTVCACKAGYQCSDQRCTFCYKVCGKGEQPKLRQCEPCPPGKYNDKIHQNCVSWTKCTLPDHQIIAAGTASSDVICGLKAVTKPPNDVPGNDANIGMVFTIIIIIFGLLCISFPVATLILLEWRRRKDGQKERNDPLAAEAANAETVSEESSFCFPQQERGGSSSSQSSQSSLLSQDIGPLQP; the protein is encoded by the exons ATGGAGATGGTGTTTCCTCTGCTTCTCCTGCTTCTGGCTGCAGCTCACAGTCTGGAGTCTGGGTGTCAGAACTGGGATGTTTCTACTGAAAACAAAGACCAAGTGTGCTGCGTCAGCTGTAAACCAG GAAACCGTCTAGTCAGAAAGTGTGGCCCAAACCCTGAAGATTTGTGTTCTCCGTGTGAAAAAGACACCTTCATCACTAACCCAAAGGAGAAGTCCTGTCAGAGATGCTCCCAGTGTATAG GTCTCATGTGGGTAAAAACGAATTGCACCGCCAGCAGCGACACCGTTTGTGCTTGTAAAGCAGGATATCAATGTTCAGATCAAAGGTGCACTTTCTGCTATAAAGTGTGTGGCAAAGGAGAACAGCCCAAACTAA GACAATGTGAGCCATGTCCTCCAGGGAAGTACAATGACAAGATTCACCAGAACTGCGTCAGCTGGACCAA ATGTACACTGCCAGATCATCAGATCATCGCTGCTGGAACTGCATCTTCAGATGTGATCTGCGGCCTGAAAGCTGTCACTAAACCACCAAATGACGTGCCAGGAAATGATGCAAACATTGGAA TGGTCTTCACCATAATAATCATCATCTTTGGGCTTCTCTGCATCTCCTTCCCTGTGGCCACCCTCATCCTGCTGGAGTGGAGAAGAAGAAAAGacggacagaaagaaagaaatgatccTCTCGCTG cAGAAGCAGCGAATGCAGAGACGGTTTCAGAGGAGAGCAGTTTCTGTTTCCCTCAGCAGGAGCGCGGTGGCAGCAGCAGCAGTCAGAGCTCACAGTCCTCACTGCTGTCTCAGGACATCGGCCCACTCCAGCCATGA
- the tnfrsf9b gene encoding tumor necrosis factor receptor superfamily member 9b isoform X2 — MEMVFPLLLLLLAAAHSLESGCQNWDVSTENKDQVCCVSCKPGNRLVRKCGPNPEDLCSPCEKDTFITNPKEKSCQRCSQCIGLMWVKTNCTASSDTVCACKAGYQCSDQRCTFCYKVCGKGEQPKLRQCEPCPPGKYNDKIHQNCVSWTKCTLPDHQIIAAGTASSDVICGLKAVTKPPNDVPGNDANIGMVFTIIIIIFGLLCISFPVATLILLEWRRRKDGQKERNDPLAEAANAETVSEESSFCFPQQERGGSSSSQSSQSSLLSQDIGPLQP, encoded by the exons ATGGAGATGGTGTTTCCTCTGCTTCTCCTGCTTCTGGCTGCAGCTCACAGTCTGGAGTCTGGGTGTCAGAACTGGGATGTTTCTACTGAAAACAAAGACCAAGTGTGCTGCGTCAGCTGTAAACCAG GAAACCGTCTAGTCAGAAAGTGTGGCCCAAACCCTGAAGATTTGTGTTCTCCGTGTGAAAAAGACACCTTCATCACTAACCCAAAGGAGAAGTCCTGTCAGAGATGCTCCCAGTGTATAG GTCTCATGTGGGTAAAAACGAATTGCACCGCCAGCAGCGACACCGTTTGTGCTTGTAAAGCAGGATATCAATGTTCAGATCAAAGGTGCACTTTCTGCTATAAAGTGTGTGGCAAAGGAGAACAGCCCAAACTAA GACAATGTGAGCCATGTCCTCCAGGGAAGTACAATGACAAGATTCACCAGAACTGCGTCAGCTGGACCAA ATGTACACTGCCAGATCATCAGATCATCGCTGCTGGAACTGCATCTTCAGATGTGATCTGCGGCCTGAAAGCTGTCACTAAACCACCAAATGACGTGCCAGGAAATGATGCAAACATTGGAA TGGTCTTCACCATAATAATCATCATCTTTGGGCTTCTCTGCATCTCCTTCCCTGTGGCCACCCTCATCCTGCTGGAGTGGAGAAGAAGAAAAGacggacagaaagaaagaaatgatccTCTCGCTG AAGCAGCGAATGCAGAGACGGTTTCAGAGGAGAGCAGTTTCTGTTTCCCTCAGCAGGAGCGCGGTGGCAGCAGCAGCAGTCAGAGCTCACAGTCCTCACTGCTGTCTCAGGACATCGGCCCACTCCAGCCATGA